From the Pontiella agarivorans genome, one window contains:
- a CDS encoding glycosyltransferase family 2 protein: protein MINIAVLMTCYNRRETTLRCLERLYEQKLPDNVSYNVYLVDDGCMDGTGDAVREYYPDINVIQGDGTLFWCNGMRLAWSHAAEKDYDFYLWLNDDSMLLDGALNKLLDTYAMSEDTALIIGSCRDPETGLHSYGGQGRIGLHPAKLRKIEPGAEPVLCDTFQGNIVLISQKAFKRIGIMRSFKHAMGDTDYGYLAGKAGCSLLIAPGYIGECNFNITENMSQGSELSLMQRWHLLKKRMPPIDWFRLLWAHSGLLSLVYWPRPYLRVLLGLNR from the coding sequence GCAGAAGCTTCCTGATAACGTTTCCTATAATGTGTATCTGGTAGATGATGGGTGTATGGATGGGACAGGTGATGCTGTAAGGGAATACTATCCGGATATCAATGTGATTCAGGGGGATGGAACTCTGTTCTGGTGCAATGGAATGAGATTGGCTTGGTCGCATGCTGCTGAAAAAGATTATGATTTTTATCTATGGTTAAACGATGACTCGATGTTGTTAGACGGTGCTTTAAATAAACTGCTTGATACCTATGCAATGTCTGAGGATACAGCACTTATTATAGGTTCGTGTAGGGATCCTGAAACGGGGCTTCATTCTTATGGAGGTCAGGGACGCATTGGATTGCATCCTGCAAAACTTAGAAAAATCGAACCGGGTGCAGAACCAGTTCTGTGCGATACGTTTCAGGGAAATATAGTTCTGATTTCCCAAAAAGCATTTAAAAGGATTGGGATAATGCGTTCCTTTAAGCATGCCATGGGTGATACGGATTATGGATATCTGGCAGGGAAAGCGGGTTGTTCTCTTTTGATAGCTCCCGGTTACATTGGTGAATGCAACTTTAACATAACAGAAAATATGTCGCAGGGTTCTGAACTTTCATTGATGCAGAGGTGGCATTTGCTTAAGAAACGTATGCCTCCGATTGATTGGTTCCGATTATTGTGGGCGCATTCGGGACTGTTATCTTTGGTCTACTGGCCACGGCCTTATCTCAGAGTACTCTTAGGGTTGAATCGATGA
- a CDS encoding glycosyltransferase family 4 protein, whose amino-acid sequence MKSVVVYTRVTADYRLSFYKELNEILKGKGVSLKVCSGESRAHESLRSCVEKLPFGMKLHNQYIGKLCWTIGLKSHAKNADVFISEQASSLIQTYFIFAFKKFFGVRHTAFWGHGENLNTENPQWFRSAWKRYWLTKVDWWFAYTMETKRLLVESGFPSHSITDVQNSIDTSELKDALSTESAESIAVRFEEIFGAPRLEGQRVGIFCARLVPLKWIPFLLRSIEIMHEKMPDFRMLIIGDGVDRDLVKSFCITNSWCKWLGAVHGVERVKYFAIADIFINPGMTGLAVVDAFSAGIPYATTNNNIHSPEISYLENGINGIMTDPSEEAFAEAVFSVLNTSKLKKMKKHAKESGKNYTVEHMAKRYAEGVVALLEKK is encoded by the coding sequence ATGAAGAGTGTTGTTGTATATACCCGGGTGACGGCAGATTACCGATTGTCCTTTTATAAAGAACTGAATGAAATTCTTAAAGGAAAGGGGGTCTCACTGAAGGTTTGTTCAGGGGAGAGTAGAGCGCATGAATCACTGAGGAGTTGTGTGGAGAAACTGCCGTTTGGTATGAAGCTTCATAATCAATACATAGGGAAACTTTGCTGGACCATTGGGCTGAAGTCACACGCTAAAAATGCTGATGTTTTTATTTCGGAGCAGGCCAGTTCGTTGATTCAAACATACTTCATTTTCGCTTTTAAAAAGTTCTTCGGGGTTCGCCATACAGCTTTCTGGGGGCATGGGGAGAATCTTAACACGGAAAATCCCCAATGGTTTAGAAGTGCTTGGAAGAGGTATTGGCTAACAAAAGTTGACTGGTGGTTCGCTTACACCATGGAAACCAAACGATTACTTGTTGAATCTGGATTCCCTTCACATTCAATAACCGATGTTCAGAACTCTATCGACACATCTGAATTAAAAGATGCGCTGAGCACGGAGTCTGCAGAGAGTATTGCAGTGCGGTTCGAGGAAATTTTCGGTGCTCCTCGATTAGAAGGTCAGAGGGTAGGGATTTTCTGTGCTCGATTGGTTCCTCTGAAATGGATACCTTTTCTGTTACGAAGTATCGAAATTATGCATGAAAAAATGCCGGACTTTAGAATGCTTATTATAGGAGATGGGGTAGATCGTGATCTGGTTAAATCGTTTTGTATAACGAATTCGTGGTGTAAATGGTTGGGTGCGGTGCATGGTGTAGAAAGAGTCAAATATTTTGCAATCGCAGATATTTTTATTAACCCAGGGATGACAGGTCTGGCTGTGGTTGACGCATTTTCTGCAGGTATTCCTTATGCAACGACAAATAATAATATACACAGTCCCGAGATTTCGTATCTTGAAAATGGGATAAATGGTATTATGACTGATCCTTCTGAAGAGGCATTTGCGGAAGCTGTTTTCTCTGTATTAAACACATCGAAACTGAAGAAAATGAAAAAACATGCTAAAGAAAGTGGTAAGAATTATACCGTGGAACACATGGCGAAGCGCTATGCAGAAGGTGTAGTTGCTCTGTTGGAGAAAAAATGA
- a CDS encoding DUF5672 family protein has product MNAVVVIPLYKEEPSEDEMLSLRQCFSVLGNHDIVFLAPEGLSLNKYMDIGSPARVESFDSGYFDSIDDYNRLLRSECFYAAFVKYQYMLIYQLDCYVFRDELLDWCSYGLSYVGPPWLNYDFLKESNNPLKYIPGIGSFLASVGNGGFSLRNVQLHRDLARKYALLSKVMRVNEDLFWCSIVSRLEKKYRLPSVEMALNFAFELEPRWSFKQCNSRLPFGCHAWKKYDAGFWAAHIPVNGVLHADEQCHFCDV; this is encoded by the coding sequence ATGAACGCGGTAGTTGTTATACCCCTTTATAAGGAAGAGCCCTCGGAGGATGAAATGCTGTCGCTTAGACAATGTTTTTCTGTGCTGGGAAACCATGATATTGTTTTTTTAGCCCCTGAGGGATTATCCTTAAATAAATATATGGATATTGGTTCTCCCGCTCGGGTCGAGTCGTTCGACTCAGGCTACTTCGACTCTATTGATGATTATAACCGTTTATTGAGGTCAGAATGTTTTTATGCCGCTTTTGTTAAATACCAATATATGCTTATCTATCAGTTGGATTGCTATGTATTTCGTGACGAATTGCTTGATTGGTGTAGCTATGGGCTTTCATATGTCGGGCCTCCTTGGTTGAATTATGACTTTCTTAAAGAAAGCAATAACCCTCTCAAGTATATCCCCGGAATTGGTTCATTTCTTGCATCTGTTGGAAATGGGGGGTTCTCATTAAGAAATGTACAACTTCATAGAGATCTGGCCCGTAAGTATGCGCTACTATCAAAAGTGATGAGGGTGAATGAAGATCTATTTTGGTGCAGTATAGTCTCGAGGTTGGAAAAGAAATATCGTTTGCCGAGTGTAGAAATGGCGCTCAATTTTGCCTTTGAATTAGAGCCGCGTTGGTCTTTTAAGCAATGCAATTCACGACTCCCATTTGGATGTCATGCGTGGAAGAAATATGATGCAGGTTTCTGGGCAGCACATATTCCTGTTAATGGTGTTCTACATGCAGACGAGCAGTGTCACTTTTGCGATGTGTGA
- a CDS encoding glycosyltransferase translates to MHFSVITPCLNQIEYLKRCIASIHDQVVPGTVSVHHHIQDGGSSDGTIKFLESEINKNAVMEGYRLSFSSGKDRGMYDALNQGIDFLCAEMEDESGIFAWLNCDEQYLPDTLVEVAHAFEQNSSSDFLCGNTLNLDDKYQLLTFKKNPLLRERYVQADFLYVQSAASFFRDKIFRNGLRFGDRWKVVEDSDFFLTLLRHGFRPSRLNKYLAILVMTGNTLSESETGLVELDAWRATMPLSSRLFRIPLNICRYLEKWMHGGYCEKFPLTYSVYTQKTLDTREEITAYNGTFRFTWGVK, encoded by the coding sequence ATGCACTTTTCGGTAATAACGCCCTGTTTAAACCAAATAGAGTATTTGAAGCGGTGTATAGCTTCTATTCATGATCAGGTTGTTCCTGGAACTGTTTCTGTTCACCATCACATTCAGGACGGTGGGTCTTCAGATGGTACGATCAAGTTTCTTGAAAGTGAGATTAATAAAAATGCGGTGATGGAAGGCTATCGGCTGTCTTTTTCATCAGGAAAAGACCGCGGGATGTATGATGCTTTAAACCAAGGTATTGATTTTCTGTGTGCGGAGATGGAGGATGAATCTGGCATTTTTGCATGGCTGAACTGCGATGAACAATATCTGCCAGATACTCTTGTCGAGGTAGCTCATGCTTTCGAACAAAATTCAAGTTCTGATTTCCTCTGTGGAAATACACTCAATTTAGATGATAAATATCAGTTACTCACATTCAAAAAAAATCCTCTTTTGCGAGAAAGGTATGTGCAGGCTGACTTTTTGTATGTTCAGAGTGCTGCCTCATTTTTTCGGGATAAGATTTTCAGGAATGGTTTGCGATTTGGAGACCGATGGAAGGTCGTCGAAGACTCGGATTTTTTTCTTACGCTTTTGAGACACGGGTTCAGGCCTTCACGTTTGAATAAGTATCTCGCGATTTTGGTGATGACGGGCAATACGCTGAGTGAGAGCGAAACGGGATTGGTCGAGTTAGATGCTTGGCGCGCCACGATGCCTCTCAGTAGTCGTTTGTTTCGGATTCCTTTGAACATCTGCCGTTATCTTGAAAAATGGATGCATGGAGGATACTGCGAAAAATTCCCACTTACATATTCTGTGTATACTCAAAAAACTCTAGATACGCGTGAAGAAATCACTGCTTATAACGGAACTTTCCGGTTTACGTGGGGAGTGAAATAG
- a CDS encoding glycosyltransferase family 4 protein, with protein sequence MIDLMVHGIEDKYELQFIRMAFSDSVSEAGKFRLGKVWHLLSLIVKTWRALGIRRNKYLYYPPGSANLLPIIRDIIFLLLVRPFCKGLVLQFHSGGLGNYADRHPVIGFFMRLAYGRMNAGIVQGESCPDDPSAFKARERFVVPHGMDIRGVGAVGVPEEKERELRILFVGIHTTDKGVFTLAETAKILKKRNVAFKIAMVGRWYTESEELKFLQYVEQYDLNNEISMKGVLVNDELWAMYEWADIFFFPTFGETFGLVQLEAMAHGLPVVASECSGPMDVIADGETGFLCGIDQPTEFADKLALLYQQPKLIRRLGAKAKERYNEYYREKHFRDRINAVFQHVLARD encoded by the coding sequence ATGATTGATCTAATGGTGCACGGCATTGAAGATAAATATGAACTTCAATTCATCCGAATGGCATTCAGCGATTCTGTTTCGGAAGCGGGAAAATTTCGGTTGGGAAAAGTATGGCACTTATTGTCTCTCATAGTTAAAACTTGGAGGGCTTTGGGAATTCGCCGGAACAAGTATCTGTATTATCCACCGGGATCCGCGAACCTGCTTCCGATTATCCGGGACATCATTTTCCTCCTTCTGGTCCGCCCTTTCTGCAAAGGCTTGGTTTTGCAGTTTCATTCCGGCGGATTGGGAAATTATGCCGATAGGCATCCGGTTATCGGTTTTTTCATGCGTTTGGCTTACGGACGTATGAATGCTGGTATAGTGCAGGGCGAGTCATGTCCGGATGATCCATCGGCGTTTAAGGCCCGGGAACGGTTTGTTGTTCCTCACGGTATGGATATTCGTGGCGTTGGAGCAGTCGGAGTCCCAGAGGAAAAGGAACGGGAGTTAAGGATCCTGTTTGTCGGTATTCATACAACAGACAAAGGGGTGTTTACGCTGGCTGAAACGGCAAAAATCCTGAAGAAACGTAATGTCGCTTTTAAAATAGCCATGGTCGGCCGTTGGTATACCGAGTCTGAAGAATTAAAATTCCTACAGTATGTCGAGCAGTATGACTTAAATAATGAAATATCTATGAAAGGTGTTCTCGTTAATGATGAACTGTGGGCGATGTATGAATGGGCTGACATATTCTTCTTTCCTACATTTGGAGAGACATTCGGTTTGGTTCAATTAGAGGCTATGGCCCATGGTTTGCCAGTTGTTGCGTCTGAGTGTTCCGGCCCGATGGACGTTATAGCGGATGGGGAAACCGGCTTTTTATGTGGCATTGATCAGCCGACTGAGTTTGCGGATAAACTGGCATTGCTGTATCAGCAACCGAAATTAATTAGGCGTTTGGGAGCGAAGGCTAAAGAGCGTTACAATGAATATTACCGGGAAAAGCATTTCAGAGATCGCATCAACGCGGTATTTCAGCATGTATTAGCGAGAGACTGA
- a CDS encoding four helix bundle protein: MTKDGSMYRSYGFLDQLQRASVSVMNNIAEGFGRVSNKDFVKFLFISRGSVGEVRSMLYLALDMAYITNEQLDDVYVLCVRESQLCWGLIKHLQKTSGWKPGIQIMLISLIPQLARF, encoded by the coding sequence ATGACCAAAGACGGATCTATGTACAGGAGCTATGGTTTTCTGGATCAGCTTCAGCGGGCTTCTGTGTCTGTTATGAACAATATTGCAGAGGGTTTTGGACGCGTCAGCAACAAAGATTTTGTCAAGTTTCTGTTTATCTCAAGAGGATCCGTAGGAGAAGTACGGTCAATGCTTTATTTGGCATTGGATATGGCTTATATCACAAATGAACAGTTGGATGATGTTTATGTTCTGTGTGTGCGGGAATCCCAATTGTGCTGGGGATTGATTAAGCATCTACAGAAAACGAGCGGATGGAAACCCGGCATACAGATCATGCTCATCTCCTTGATTCCGCAACTGGCCCGGTTTTAA
- a CDS encoding WecB/TagA/CpsF family glycosyltransferase — protein MINFLVKWAKWFVPILGSILLFGFVHVFQQVGGFIFPGWSMAVFGLFFGVTLLGYLLQLNVLNRIGGIAVVFLAVVIVAGTLLPKQTIQSYPERTSQKVSEDFDAAWKAIYGKNLFEEFSLHNNLMAYLDSLADFDVHRAGQIGLFFLFGIALGICFLFPVDPIHRPEFLGRILLLLLCGFLWALQTELLQSLSPTRDVTFIGFLESLIGVSGGVVLFALFDVAYVSRKKALEDRRFNILGVGIDAVNMQDCLELFEEIIGKDINLECGSLIPLSDTAESSFLYPSQEETGTLELPDGQQFEVGSQESGAKTSNPKPQTPNYLKLSSGLQTKLPAMTTAMGVAGIVESRRRQKLQRILNESVLNTPDGMPLVWLGKLYGQRRIERVYGPDLLRDACAYGEDKGWRHYFWGAAPGIVEKLKEVLEIKHPKIEIAGICCPPFRPLTKEEEDALVEEVNASNTDIFWIGISTPKQLYFMDHIRDRLKCKIICPVGYAFDVNAGVEKDAPDWIKYAGLQWLHRGIKQPRLWKRYLPDNPMFILKVFAQMLHLKRFPMFMHERPVEPYQDAEGYDRFPAGCVSLSAMTMESARDRVANWVETGQKHYVNICTADTVVQCYDRPDMAKIVKNAGMATTDGMPLVWLARHFGFKDATRVYGPDLMLELCRLSEEKGYSHYFYGATDEVLAELKINLLKKFPKLKIAGMYSPPFRPLEESEKTEVAERINAAKPDIVWCGLGTPKQDYWVSEFRPKLNCAAILAVGAAFNFHAGHVKQAPRWMMKCGLEWLFRLVTEPKRLWRRYIIGNPRFVFQTLKQWVRAKHILKRMALSE, from the coding sequence ATGATAAATTTTCTGGTTAAATGGGCAAAGTGGTTTGTTCCGATCCTCGGAAGCATTCTGCTTTTTGGGTTCGTGCATGTGTTTCAGCAGGTCGGCGGATTCATTTTTCCGGGCTGGAGCATGGCGGTTTTCGGATTGTTTTTCGGGGTAACATTGCTGGGTTATCTGCTGCAGCTGAATGTACTGAACCGTATCGGCGGGATTGCCGTGGTGTTCCTGGCGGTCGTGATTGTGGCCGGAACCTTGTTGCCGAAGCAGACGATTCAGTCTTATCCGGAAAGAACGTCGCAGAAAGTTTCTGAAGATTTTGATGCGGCATGGAAAGCCATCTACGGAAAAAATCTGTTTGAGGAGTTCAGCCTGCATAACAATCTGATGGCGTATCTGGATAGTCTGGCTGATTTTGATGTGCATCGTGCCGGTCAGATCGGACTTTTTTTCCTCTTCGGCATCGCACTGGGCATCTGTTTTCTTTTTCCGGTTGACCCTATTCATCGGCCGGAATTTCTGGGCCGTATTCTGCTGCTGTTGCTGTGTGGCTTTCTGTGGGCCCTGCAGACGGAACTGCTTCAGTCGTTATCGCCGACGCGGGATGTTACCTTTATTGGTTTTCTGGAAAGCCTGATCGGGGTATCGGGCGGGGTGGTTCTGTTTGCGCTGTTTGATGTTGCGTATGTGAGTCGTAAAAAGGCGCTGGAAGACCGGCGGTTTAATATTCTCGGGGTCGGTATTGATGCGGTGAATATGCAGGATTGCCTAGAACTCTTTGAGGAAATTATTGGGAAGGACATAAATTTGGAGTGCGGTAGCTTGATACCGCTTTCAGATACAGCCGAAAGCAGTTTCCTCTACCCGAGTCAGGAGGAAACGGGGACATTAGAGTTGCCCGATGGGCAACAGTTTGAAGTTGGCAGTCAGGAGTCGGGTGCTAAAACTTCAAACCCCAAACCCCAAACTCCAAACTACTTGAAGTTATCATCCGGTCTGCAGACCAAACTGCCTGCCATGACGACGGCGATGGGGGTAGCGGGGATTGTGGAATCGCGGCGTCGTCAGAAATTACAACGGATTCTGAATGAATCGGTGTTGAATACGCCGGACGGCATGCCGTTGGTTTGGCTGGGTAAGCTGTATGGGCAGCGCCGGATTGAGCGGGTCTATGGTCCTGATTTGCTGCGCGATGCCTGTGCGTATGGCGAGGATAAAGGCTGGCGTCATTATTTCTGGGGGGCTGCGCCGGGGATCGTGGAAAAACTGAAAGAGGTGCTGGAGATCAAACATCCGAAGATTGAAATCGCCGGCATCTGCTGTCCGCCATTCCGCCCGCTGACAAAAGAGGAAGAGGACGCATTAGTTGAAGAGGTGAATGCTTCGAATACGGATATTTTCTGGATTGGGATCAGCACGCCGAAGCAGCTCTATTTTATGGATCATATCCGCGATCGACTGAAGTGTAAAATTATCTGCCCGGTAGGCTATGCGTTTGATGTGAATGCCGGAGTGGAAAAGGATGCGCCGGACTGGATTAAATATGCGGGACTGCAGTGGCTGCATCGGGGGATCAAGCAACCGCGTCTGTGGAAGCGGTATCTGCCGGACAATCCCATGTTTATTCTCAAGGTGTTTGCCCAGATGCTGCATCTGAAGCGGTTTCCTATGTTTATGCATGAACGACCGGTGGAGCCCTATCAGGATGCTGAGGGATATGACCGTTTTCCGGCGGGCTGTGTTTCGCTGTCGGCCATGACGATGGAGAGTGCCCGTGACCGGGTGGCCAACTGGGTGGAAACCGGGCAGAAGCATTATGTGAATATCTGTACGGCCGACACCGTGGTGCAGTGTTATGACCGGCCGGATATGGCGAAGATTGTGAAGAATGCCGGTATGGCGACGACCGATGGTATGCCGCTGGTGTGGCTGGCGCGGCATTTCGGTTTTAAGGATGCGACGCGGGTTTACGGACCGGACCTGATGCTGGAGCTGTGCAGATTGAGTGAAGAAAAAGGATACAGCCATTATTTTTACGGGGCGACGGATGAGGTGTTGGCTGAACTTAAAATCAATCTGTTGAAAAAATTTCCAAAACTGAAAATCGCGGGCATGTATTCGCCTCCGTTCCGACCGTTGGAGGAATCGGAAAAAACGGAAGTGGCCGAAAGAATTAATGCGGCAAAACCGGATATCGTTTGGTGCGGGCTGGGTACACCGAAACAGGATTATTGGGTGTCGGAATTCCGGCCAAAATTGAATTGCGCGGCAATTTTAGCTGTGGGGGCCGCGTTTAATTTTCATGCGGGCCACGTGAAGCAGGCGCCGCGCTGGATGATGAAATGCGGACTGGAGTGGCTGTTCCGGCTGGTGACTGAGCCGAAGCGCCTGTGGCGACGGTATATCATTGGCAACCCTCGGTTTGTTTTTCAGACGTTGAAGCAATGGGTTAGGGCAAAACACATCCTGAAGCGGATGGCTTTGAGTGAGTAG
- a CDS encoding glycoside hydrolase family 172 protein, with amino-acid sequence MRVTDWIRVLLGGVVSSIAAISNAEYRVLDRMTHFEHIPILESDVRTYEFSSFKRIAEAADKNSWLYERNGERVMFHDEGPGCVTRLWVTGVDDQTSRINFYFDGESEASFSVTPYELYESGMFPYPIVAGPNESAGGRVSYVPIPYEKSLMITDVGADAVRYYNITYENYAEGTEVESWTAETSYLQLAEQLAAVGRDPKPVTGNEYLTGSGDLANGHALLLLDTYGSGVVQSVEFDFDAVPAEVLKSCTISMEFDGMKTVDQIPLGEFFGSAVGEVDVLSQPIGMRTNGNWYCYFPMPFWESARIQITNNSDVALSNFVHEVAVNSDGPARETAGYFHARYREAAYSADADDLVLFDESGCSGKFVGLSLYMEGEGNGFRGMLYLEGDARVYVDGAEHPFIHGTGNEDWFNGAYYYNDYSDKGANQAEEIFCMPYHGLPAKYHCHGAESWTQAYRFNISDPINWTSSLLFTIEHGQYPAYEGGYYSCVTYSYQRPGAASFPIAVISAANAYDYFYTCDGVPATNTAKFITPRAEENAPEITLVGYSNVTASAFSVSIPPENEGVILQLVSDFSSSTNTATVSMGDRVVGRWCQLDLNYTNSPFGWGINEVFLPVEVTGNKNRLDLSISYSAPATEYRIKVIPLSNPLEPGALYQEWIQQFSGLRSFTNYTDNPDADAFDNFTEYVFGGNPEGHDQHLDTIGSFRKTAEGLVEFSYPKRIDENLVYSVQICTNLASGSWSIHKPLSTDEGVGEHGFSMVTNQMPGAHLGFFRLLVEER; translated from the coding sequence ATGAGGGTGACGGACTGGATTAGGGTATTGCTGGGAGGTGTGGTGAGTAGCATCGCGGCGATATCAAATGCCGAGTATCGGGTATTGGACCGGATGACGCACTTTGAACATATTCCCATTCTTGAGTCCGATGTGCGAACGTATGAGTTCAGTTCGTTTAAACGGATTGCTGAAGCGGCGGATAAAAACAGCTGGCTTTATGAGAGAAACGGCGAGCGCGTGATGTTTCATGATGAAGGGCCGGGATGTGTTACCCGGCTCTGGGTAACAGGGGTTGATGACCAGACGTCTCGGATCAATTTCTATTTTGATGGAGAAAGTGAGGCTTCATTCTCGGTTACTCCTTATGAGTTATACGAATCGGGAATGTTTCCTTATCCCATAGTGGCCGGGCCGAATGAGTCTGCCGGAGGGCGCGTTTCGTATGTGCCGATCCCATACGAAAAGTCGTTGATGATTACCGACGTCGGGGCCGATGCTGTACGCTACTACAATATCACGTATGAAAACTATGCCGAAGGCACGGAGGTTGAAAGCTGGACAGCTGAGACTTCTTATCTGCAACTCGCGGAACAGCTGGCTGCTGTTGGGCGTGACCCTAAGCCTGTAACAGGAAACGAGTATTTAACCGGTAGCGGTGATCTTGCGAATGGTCATGCCCTGTTGCTGTTGGATACGTATGGGAGCGGAGTGGTCCAGAGTGTGGAATTTGATTTCGATGCGGTTCCTGCCGAGGTTCTGAAGTCCTGTACGATCAGTATGGAATTTGATGGGATGAAAACCGTTGATCAAATTCCTCTGGGAGAGTTTTTCGGTTCAGCAGTAGGCGAGGTCGATGTCTTGAGCCAGCCGATCGGTATGCGCACCAATGGAAATTGGTATTGTTACTTCCCGATGCCCTTCTGGGAGTCGGCCAGGATACAGATAACGAATAATTCTGATGTGGCCCTTTCAAATTTTGTTCACGAGGTTGCAGTTAATTCGGATGGACCGGCCAGAGAAACGGCCGGGTATTTTCATGCTAGATATCGTGAGGCGGCTTATTCTGCAGATGCAGATGATCTCGTGCTGTTCGATGAGTCAGGGTGTTCCGGAAAATTTGTCGGTCTGTCTCTGTATATGGAGGGTGAAGGAAACGGGTTCCGCGGCATGCTCTATCTTGAAGGGGATGCGCGGGTTTACGTTGACGGCGCAGAACATCCATTTATTCACGGAACCGGAAATGAAGACTGGTTTAACGGGGCATACTATTACAATGATTATTCTGACAAGGGTGCCAATCAGGCGGAAGAAATCTTCTGTATGCCCTATCATGGGCTTCCTGCTAAATATCACTGCCACGGTGCCGAAAGCTGGACGCAGGCGTATCGTTTCAATATCTCTGATCCGATCAACTGGACGTCCTCGTTGCTGTTCACCATTGAGCATGGTCAGTATCCGGCTTATGAGGGAGGGTATTATTCCTGTGTTACGTACAGCTACCAAAGACCCGGTGCAGCATCATTTCCGATAGCAGTAATTTCCGCAGCGAATGCGTATGATTATTTTTATACCTGTGATGGAGTTCCGGCCACGAATACCGCAAAATTTATTACTCCCCGTGCTGAAGAGAATGCGCCGGAGATCACGTTGGTCGGATACAGTAATGTGACAGCCTCTGCGTTTTCTGTTTCTATTCCTCCGGAGAATGAGGGGGTCATTCTTCAATTGGTATCGGACTTCAGCTCGTCAACGAATACAGCAACGGTCAGTATGGGCGATAGAGTTGTTGGACGATGGTGTCAGTTGGATCTGAATTATACCAATTCACCATTTGGGTGGGGAATTAACGAGGTATTTCTGCCCGTGGAAGTCACCGGAAATAAGAACCGGCTGGACTTATCCATATCTTACTCTGCACCGGCCACCGAATATCGGATTAAGGTTATACCGCTTTCCAATCCATTGGAACCCGGTGCTCTGTATCAGGAGTGGATTCAGCAATTCTCCGGATTGCGGAGTTTTACGAATTATACCGACAATCCTGATGCAGACGCATTTGATAATTTTACTGAGTATGTTTTTGGAGGGAATCCGGAGGGGCATGATCAGCATCTGGATACCATCGGTTCATTCAGGAAAACAGCTGAAGGACTGGTGGAGTTTTCCTATCCTAAGCGAATTGACGAAAATCTGGTTTATTCTGTGCAGATCTGTACCAATCTTGCTTCCGGGAGTTGGAGTATCCATAAACCGCTTTCGACTGATGAAGGTGTTGGAGAGCATGGATTCAGTATGGTGACGAATCAAATGCCGGGAGCGCATCTGGGATTTTTCCGCCTGTTGGTGGAGGAGCGATAA
- a CDS encoding NAD-dependent epimerase/dehydratase family protein → MSKILITGGAGFVGRHFIQRLLPEGHEIHCVDLLEPLSGAIDPKDWPLFQPLEFENFHFYAEDCRDWFKNHQDTDFDYAYHLAAMVGGRAMIENNPLAVADDLSIDAEYWQWAAKTNPGKTIVFSSSAAYPVHLQRPDHYVLLKEDMISFDEHLGMPDMTYGWAKLTHEYCARLAYEKHDLKSVSYRPFSGYGEDQDDTYPFPSICKRVLENRGAPEIGVWGTGRQMRDFIHIDDCVTGVLKTMDQIDDGSAINLSTGIFTSFVDFVKTASDILGFNPEVKGTSNTPEGVFARGGDTALQNKLGFEYSLSFREGIERALNCFSK, encoded by the coding sequence ATGAGTAAGATTCTGATAACCGGTGGGGCCGGTTTTGTAGGACGGCATTTTATACAGCGACTGCTGCCGGAAGGGCATGAAATTCATTGCGTTGATCTTCTGGAACCGCTGAGCGGTGCAATCGATCCGAAAGACTGGCCGCTTTTCCAGCCTTTGGAATTCGAGAATTTCCATTTCTATGCGGAGGATTGTCGGGACTGGTTCAAAAATCATCAGGATACAGATTTTGACTATGCCTATCATCTGGCCGCCATGGTGGGCGGACGGGCTATGATTGAAAATAATCCGTTGGCTGTGGCGGACGATCTGTCGATCGACGCGGAATATTGGCAGTGGGCGGCTAAAACAAACCCCGGAAAAACCATTGTTTTCAGCTCCAGTGCGGCGTATCCGGTTCATCTGCAGCGGCCGGATCATTATGTGTTGCTTAAGGAGGATATGATTTCGTTCGACGAGCATCTGGGAATGCCGGATATGACGTATGGCTGGGCGAAACTGACGCATGAATATTGTGCGCGGTTGGCTTATGAGAAGCATGATCTGAAGTCGGTGAGCTACCGCCCGTTTTCCGGGTACGGTGAGGATCAGGATGACACCTATCCGTTTCCCAGCATTTGTAAACGGGTGTTGGAAAACAGAGGGGCACCCGAAATCGGGGTTTGGGGGACGGGCCGTCAGATGCGGGATTTTATTCATATTGACGACTGTGTGACGGGAGTCCTGAAAACCATGGATCAGATCGATGACGGTTCGGCGATCAATCTTTCAACCGGGATATTTACCAGCTTTGTGGATTTTGTAAAAACAGCTTCGGATATTCTGGGTTTTAATCCTGAAGTAAAAGGCACCAGCAATACCCCTGAAGGGGTGTTTGCGCGGGGGGGCGATACGGCCCTGCAGAATAAACTGGGGTTTGAATATTCTCTGTCTTTTCGGGAAGGCATTGAGCGGGCATTGAACTGTTTTTCGAAATGA